The Centroberyx gerrardi isolate f3 chromosome 7, fCenGer3.hap1.cur.20231027, whole genome shotgun sequence genome contains a region encoding:
- the LOC139925379 gene encoding voltage-dependent calcium channel gamma-4 subunit-like, with translation MAWCDRGVQTLLATVGAFAAFSLMTIAIGTDYWLYSRAYICNATNATADDTQSQPRTKRGDLTHSGLWRICCIEGINQGSCYRINHFPDDNDYDTDSSEYLLRIVRASSVFPLLSTILLMLGGLCVAVGRVYSKRNNILLSAGILFVAAGLSNIIGIIVYISSNAGDPNDKRDDDKKYTYSYGWSFYFGALSFIVAETVAVLAINIYIEKNKEVRWRARREFIRSLSSSSPYSRMPSFRYRRRTSHSSSRSTEASRENSPVVGLKGAPSSSGPLGELSMYALARDSVTENAYSPEHEAAAEFLQVHNCFPNDLKDGVNRRTTPV, from the exons ATGGCTTGGTGTGACCGCGGGGTTCAAACGCTGCTGGCCACCGTGGGGGCTTTCGCCGCCTTCAGCCTGATGACCATCGCCATCGGCACGGACTACTGGCTCTATTCGCGGGCGTACATCTGCAACGCCACCAATGCCACCGCAGACGATACCCAGTCGCAGCCCAGAACCAAGAGGGGCGATCTCACCCACTCCGGGCTGTGGAGAATCTGCTGTATTGAAG GCATCAACCAAGGCAGCTGCTACAGGATCAACCATTTCCCTGACGACAATGACTACGACACAGACAGCTCTGAATACCTCCTGC gcATAGTGCGCGCCTCCAGTGTGTTCCCCCTCCTCAGCACCATCCTGCTGATGCTGGGCGGCCTGTGTGTGGCGGTGGGACGCGTCTACAGCAAGAGGAACAACATCCTCCTCAGCGCAGGCATCCTCTTCGTGGCCGCAG GCCTGAGCAACATAATCGGTATCATCGTCTACATCTCCAGCAACGCAGGCGACCCCAATGACAAACGCGACGATGACAAGAAGTACACCTACTCCTACGGCTGGTCTTTCTACTTTGGCGCCCTTTCCTTCATCGTGGCCGAAACGGTGGCTGTCCTCGCCATCAACATCTACATCGAGAAAAACAAGGAAGTCCGCTGGAGGGCGCGGCGCGAGTTCATCcgctcgctctcttcctcctccccgtACTCGCGGATGCCAAGCTTCCGCTACCGCCGGCGGACGTCACACTCCAGCTCTCGTTCCACGGAGGCGTCGCGGGAAAACTCGCCGGTGGTCGGGCTGAAGGGGGCGCCGTCTTCCAGCGGGCCGCTGGGCGAGCTGTCCATGTACGCCCTGGCGAGGGACAGCGTGACGGAGAACGCGTACAGCCCCGAGCACGAGGCGGCCGCTGAGTTCCTCCAGGTCCATAACTGTTTCCCCAACGACCTAAAGGACGGGGTGAACCGCAGGACCACACCCGTGTGA
- the zbedx gene encoding uncharacterized protein zbedx has product MDMDHNETSVETKSAMHTWRYRHHFTYKADQGKNIIVQCNLCLPKVNLLSTSKTSTSNLKKHLDRTHLGCDAKPDGVKRGRKKEEHNGEASRHCQLKKLKAEIISKCMTQSKIDDLIFNFIVEDCQSFYLLEQPGFRKLIAGLTEGLKSMDRVTLFTKVDLGFSSMREELMAKLSNVQYVCTTADIWTANNRSFFGMTCHWIDADSLERKSAALGFARLQGRNTYDTIAGRIHDIHVAYNIESKVQTTVTDNGSPFISVFKEFAVDNQDNDDDIGFYENVGTILEGEPEQDMLLFLPTLQRCASHTLDLIVTEDFWQAVSQGSMCQLHYSTMAKVFAIWSKSHHLHVAMDAAEDISKMALVVPAVIRWNVEYCAVQKIVSLTERELTELCARLEVPRLQPEEMAFLREYVAVFHPLAFALELFQAEQKCYLGLVIPTILSLKNKLNEQKDGANYFSEVINAIVMAIDVRFQELFASTEAKIATATTPQFRLWWMPASDRDEMCSVLATEASQMEPCPEAEANTSRNLSTIESEDDFFSYGPVKPAGQNQQRGVMEEIRKYLEGTGKSLECLQDFPRVKQLFLKYNTTLPSTAPVQRLFSQKGNLVTSQRNYLTDDYFERIQLLRYNSNVCSLVTE; this is encoded by the exons ATGGATATGGATCACAATGAAACCAGCGTCGAGACCAAATCGGCAATGCATACTTGGCGTTACCGCCACCATTTTACGTACAAGGCAGATCAAGGAAAAAATATCATCGTCCAGTGTAATCTGTGTTTACCGAAGGTTAATTTGCTGTCAACGTCGAAGACCTCAACATCAAACCTAAAGAAGCATTTAGAC aGAACACATCTGGGCTGTGACGCCAAGCCTGATGGAGTCAAGAGGggcaggaagaaagaggaaCACAACGGCGAGGCCAGCAGGCACTGTCAGCTCAAGAAGCTAAAGGCGGAAATCATTTCCAAATGCATGACACAATCCAAGATAGATGATCTTATCTTCAACTTCATTGTGGAGGATTGCCAGTCATTTTATCTGCTGGAGCAGCCTGGCTTCAGGAAACTGATCGCGGGCTTAACTGAGGGGCTCAAGTCCATGGACAGAGTGACCTTGTTCACAAAGGTGGACCTGGGCTTCTCCAGCATGCGAGAAGAGCTGATGGCAAAACTCAGCAACGTCCAGTATGTGTGCACCACTGCCGACATCTGGACAGCCAACAACAGAAGCTTCTTTGGGATGACCTGCCACTGGATCGATGCGGATTCTCTGGAGAGGAAATCTGCTGCTCTGGGCTTCGCTCGCCTCCAGGGCAGGAACACGTACGACACCATCGCTGGACGGATACACGACATCCACGTGGCCTACAACATCGAAAGCAAAGTCCAGACCACAGTCACAGATAACGGCAGCCCCTTTATCAGCGTGTTCAAAGAGTTTGCAGTGGACAACCAGGACAATGACGACGACATCGGCTTCTATGAGAATGTGGGCACTATACTGGAAGGTGAGCCAGAGCAGGACATGCTCCTGTTCCTGCCAACCTTGCAGCGCTGTGCATCACACACCCTGGACCTGATTGTCACTGAGGACTTTTGGCAGGCCGTGTCGCAGGGTTCTATGTGCCAGCTGCATTACAGTACAATGGCCAAGGTGTTCGCCATATGGAGCAAATCCCACCATCTCCACGTTGCTATGGATGCAGCAGAAGACATATCGAAGATGGCGCTGGTTGTTCCCGCTGTTATACGCTGGAACGTGGAGTACTGTGCTGTGCAGAAGATCGTCTCCCTCACCGAGAGAGAGCTGACGGAGCTGTGCGCCCGCCTGGAGGTCCCGCGGCTGCAGCCGGAGGAGATGGCCTTCCTGAGAGAATACGTCGCTGTGTTCCACCCGCTCGCTTTTGCACTTGAACTCTTCCAGGCTGAGCAGAAATGTTACCTGGGTCTGGTCATCCCAACCATACTCAGTCTGAAGAACAAGCTGAATGAGCAGAAAGATGGGGCAAATTACTTCAGCGAGGTCATCAACGCCATTGTAATGGCGATAGACGTGCGGTTCCAAGAGCTGTTTGCCAGCACAGAAGCGAAGATCGCCACAGCGACAACTCCTCAGTTCCGCTTGTGGTGGATGCCCGCTTCGGACAGAGATGAAATGTGCTCGGTGCTGGCGACGGAGGCATCCCAAATGGAGCCGTGCCCCGAAGCCGAGGCAAACACCAGTCGGAATTTGTCAACCATTGAATCTGAAGACGACTTCTTCAGTTACGGACCCGTGAAGCCCGCAGGTCAGAACCAGCAGCGGGGAGTAATGGAGGAGATCCGCAAGTACCTTGAAGGAACGGGGAAGAGTCTGGAGTGCCTGCAGGACTTCCCCAGAGTGAAGCAGCTTTTCCTTAAATACAACACCACCTTGCCCTCCACGGCCCCCGTCCAGCGTCTCTTCAGTCAGAAGGGAAACCTGGTCACCTCGCAAAGAAACTACCTGACTGACGACTACTTTGAACGCATTCAGCTGTTGAGATACAACAGCAACGTGTGCTCTTTGGTCACCGAGTGA
- the aimp2 gene encoding aminoacyl tRNA synthase complex-interacting multifunctional protein 2 isoform X2, with the protein MPMYQNGEVDPAVKALEARQDEIMRKLYELKAAVEGLAKTVTTPDADLDLSSSLCSHSPSSTTFRGTADLDALLGKDLGALRDIVINANPAQPPLTLLVLHGLLCQRYRVLSTVHIHSSVSNVPPQLLSCLGPRHVDSYVRHRFQLGFTLIWKDVPKLQMKFSVQNMCPIEGEANVARFLFRLLAPYPSDPALATLVDSWVDTAFFQLAEGSAKERAAVLRALNGALGRDTWLAGPELSLADIACYCCVLQSGPASSAPANVQRWLKACDNLGHFSPAKPLLQ; encoded by the exons ATGCCCATGTACCAG aaTGGCGAGGTGGACCCAGCGGTCAAAGCCCTGGAGGCCCGGCAGGATGAGATCATGCGGAAACTGTATGAGCTGAAGGCAGCTGTGGAGGGCCTGGCCAAGACGGTGACCACCCCAGATGCCGACCTGGAcctcagcagcagcctctgctCCCACAGCCCCAGCTCCACAACCTTCAGAGGGACCGCAGACCTCGACGCACTACTGGGCAAG GACCTCGGCGCTCTCCGCGACATCGTCATCAACGCCAACCCGGCACAGCCTCCCCTGACCCTGCTGGTGCTCCACGGGCTGCTCTGCCAGCGCTACCGGGTGCTCTCCACCGTCCACATCCACTCCTCCGTGTCCAATGTGCCCCCACAGCTCCTGTCCTGCCTGGGTCCGCGCCATGTGGACAGCTACGTCCGCCATCGCTTCCAGCTGGGCTTCACCCTCATATGGAAAGATG TCCCCAAACTGCAGATGAAGTTCAGCGTCCAGAACATGTGCCCCATCGAGGGTGAGGCCAATGTGGCGCGCTTCCTCTTCCGCCTGCTGGCTCCCTACCCCAGCGACCCGGCCCTTGCCACGCTGGTGGACAGCTGGGTGGACACGGCCTTCTTTCAGCTGGCCGAGGGCAGCGCCAAGGAGCGGGCCGCCGTGCTCCGTGCCCTCAACGGCGCCCTGGGCCGTGACACGTGGCTGGCCGGGCCCGAGCTCTCGCTGGCCGACATTGCCTGCTACTGCTGCGTGCTGCAGAGCGGACCGGCCTCCTCCGCCCCCGCCAACGTCCAGCGCTGGCTCAAGGCCTGTGACAACCTGGGTCACTTCAGCCCCGCCAAGCCCCTGCTACAGTGA
- the aimp2 gene encoding aminoacyl tRNA synthase complex-interacting multifunctional protein 2 isoform X1, protein MPMYQVKPICGGDIKVDLPTCMYKLPNIHAQHGSSCTSEHALQNGEVDPAVKALEARQDEIMRKLYELKAAVEGLAKTVTTPDADLDLSSSLCSHSPSSTTFRGTADLDALLGKDLGALRDIVINANPAQPPLTLLVLHGLLCQRYRVLSTVHIHSSVSNVPPQLLSCLGPRHVDSYVRHRFQLGFTLIWKDVPKLQMKFSVQNMCPIEGEANVARFLFRLLAPYPSDPALATLVDSWVDTAFFQLAEGSAKERAAVLRALNGALGRDTWLAGPELSLADIACYCCVLQSGPASSAPANVQRWLKACDNLGHFSPAKPLLQ, encoded by the exons ATGCCCATGTACCAGGTAAAGCCCATCTGTGGGGGTGACATAAAGGTTGATTTGCCAACGTGCATGTACAAGTTACCAAATATCCACGCGCAGCACGGGAGCAGCTGCACCTCCGAACATGCGCTTCAG aaTGGCGAGGTGGACCCAGCGGTCAAAGCCCTGGAGGCCCGGCAGGATGAGATCATGCGGAAACTGTATGAGCTGAAGGCAGCTGTGGAGGGCCTGGCCAAGACGGTGACCACCCCAGATGCCGACCTGGAcctcagcagcagcctctgctCCCACAGCCCCAGCTCCACAACCTTCAGAGGGACCGCAGACCTCGACGCACTACTGGGCAAG GACCTCGGCGCTCTCCGCGACATCGTCATCAACGCCAACCCGGCACAGCCTCCCCTGACCCTGCTGGTGCTCCACGGGCTGCTCTGCCAGCGCTACCGGGTGCTCTCCACCGTCCACATCCACTCCTCCGTGTCCAATGTGCCCCCACAGCTCCTGTCCTGCCTGGGTCCGCGCCATGTGGACAGCTACGTCCGCCATCGCTTCCAGCTGGGCTTCACCCTCATATGGAAAGATG TCCCCAAACTGCAGATGAAGTTCAGCGTCCAGAACATGTGCCCCATCGAGGGTGAGGCCAATGTGGCGCGCTTCCTCTTCCGCCTGCTGGCTCCCTACCCCAGCGACCCGGCCCTTGCCACGCTGGTGGACAGCTGGGTGGACACGGCCTTCTTTCAGCTGGCCGAGGGCAGCGCCAAGGAGCGGGCCGCCGTGCTCCGTGCCCTCAACGGCGCCCTGGGCCGTGACACGTGGCTGGCCGGGCCCGAGCTCTCGCTGGCCGACATTGCCTGCTACTGCTGCGTGCTGCAGAGCGGACCGGCCTCCTCCGCCCCCGCCAACGTCCAGCGCTGGCTCAAGGCCTGTGACAACCTGGGTCACTTCAGCCCCGCCAAGCCCCTGCTACAGTGA
- the pvalb8 gene encoding parvalbumin 8, translated as MSLSSILSADAIDSAIKDCQAPDSFCPKKFFQLCGLTKKSPQDVKKVFGILDNDGSGFIEEEELKFFLQRFTPGARVLTDTETKAFLCAADDDSDGRIGADEFQAMVLS; from the exons TCGCTCTCATCTATCCTTTCCGCTGATGCCATCGACAGTGCTATCAAGGACTGCCAAG CACCGGACTCCTTCTGCCCCAAGAAGTTCTTCCAGCTGTGTGGTCTGACCAAGAAGAGCCCCCAGGATGTGAAGAAGGTTTTCGGCATCCTGGACAACGATGGCAGCGGCTTCATCGAGGAGGAAGAGCTCAA GTTCTTCCTCCAGAGGTTTACTCCTGGCGCCCGCGTTCTGACCGACACAGAGACCAAGGCCTTCCTGTGTGCTGCcgatgatgacagtgatggcAGGATTGGAGCAGATG AATTCCAGGCCATGGTCCTGTCCTAA